The DNA region CGCTGTCGAAGGCGTGCACGCCGCTGAGGATCTTGATCAGCGTGGATTTGCCGGCGCCGTTCTCGCCCAGCAGCGCATGCACTTCGCCGGCCCGAACTTCGAGATTGACGTCCCGCAAGGCGCGCACGCCGCCAAAGCTCTTGTTGATGGCGCTGACCATCACAAGCGGCGTCATCGGCTGTGACTGTGCTGCAACCGAAACCGACGACGGCTCCAACCTTCCCTCCCACGCCGCCCATCGCTGCTACGATGGTGACATTATGTTATTATTCAAACGAATGATGTTATAATTCTACCATACCGGACGATTGTCAACGGATGGCTTCGCGCATTCGGAGGTGACTTTGAACTCTCAAAGCGCACGGCCACGCCGAACTGCGTTCGTCACCGCTATTGCGGGTGTGGGCGCAACCGGACGAGCCTTCATGGTCGTGATGAGGGGCCGGAAATACGGCGTTTTCTCTCGAGAGGCTCGATACCCAAGTTTCTGAGGACTGGGTGGTGGGCGCACCAGGGCTCGAACCTGGGACCCGCTGATTAAGAGTCAGCTGCTCTACCAACTGAGCTATGCGCCCGGAACTTGTCCGGAAGTGACCCTCGCGAGAGGGCCGTCGTTTAGCAAAGCGATTCCGGTATGTCCAGCAAGGCGGGGCAAGTTTTCCCGACTTTTCCGGATCGCCCGGGCAACGCAAAGGCCGCCGGATTCCGGCGGCCTTTCATGGGCTTGGCGAAGGGGCGCGCGCCCGCTCAGAGCCGGCCGGAACGCTCCTGATCCGGACCGCCGTCGCGATCGCGGTCGAACCGGTCATGATCGCGGCCGCCATGCTCCCAGCGGTCCATGCCGCGCTCGTGGCCGCGCCGTTCCTCGTCGCCGCCGAAGCGGCCCCCGGCCATGTGGGTCAGCATGGTGAGCCGCCGCTTCTGGTTGTCGTCGAGCGTCTTGTAGAGCGGATCGGCGGCATCGGCGATCTTCTTCAGCGACGCCGCGGTCGCCGCCATGTTGTCGGCGCGCTCGCGCAGACGGGCGACCGGGTTATCCGGCTGCTGCGCCTTGTCGGCATCGGGCTTGTCGGCATCGGCCTTCTCGGCCGCCATCCGCGCGTTGGCGCGATCGAGCCGCTGCTTGGCGAAGTCGCGCACCGCGGCCTCGACCGGCGGCCACAGCTTCTCCTGATCCGCCGTCAGCTTCAGCCCGGCGTGGACGGCTGCGATACGCGCGTCGAGGAACGCGGCGCGATCCTCGGGGTTCATCCGCATCTGGCCATGAAACCACGGACGATGTTGGGCATACACCGCGGTCGAACCGGCGATGGCGAGCGCCGCGACGCCGGCGAGCAGAACTTTCTTCATTCGAACCTCCTTTGAAGGTTGCTCGAAGATGATGCCGCTCGCCCTCGCCTTCAACTTACGGATTGGCAAGAGAGAGCTCTCTTACCAAGATGTAATCCGCTTCGTTGCCCGACGGAAATATTGAGACTTCCGTTTACTGAACCATTCCCAACAACCGCGGCAGCCACAGCGAGATTTCCGGCACGTAGGTGATCAGGCCGAGGAACACCAGCATCGCGCACAGCCAGGGCAGCACCGCGATCGTGATCTCGCTGATGCCCATCTTGGCGATACTGCTCGCGATATAGAGATTGAGCCCGACCGGGGGGTGGCACAGCCCGACCTCGGTGTTGACGATCATCAGGATGCCCAAGTGCACCGGATTGACGCCGAGCTTAGTCGCCAGCGGATACAGGATCGGCGCCATGATCAGGAGGATCGATGACGGATCCATGACGTTGCCGGCCAAGAGCAGGATGACGTTGACCACCAGCAGGAACATCCAGACCGAGAAGTTCTTGTCGATGATCCAGGCCGCCATCTCCTGCGGGATCTGCTCATGCGTCATCAGGAACGAGAACAGCACCGCGTTGGTGATGATGTAGAGCAGCATCGAGCTCATGCTCGCCGCCTGCAATAGCACCTTCGGCACTTCGGTGAGCTTCAATTCCTTGTAGACGAACACGGTGATGAAGAAGGCGTAGGTCGCGGCGACCGCGGCCGCTTCGGTCGGCGTGAAGATGCCGCCATAGATGCCGCCGAGCACGATCGCGATCAAGAGCAAGCCCCAGATGCTCTCGCGGAACGCCTTGAACTGCTCACCGAACGTCGCCTTCGGCATCTTCGGATAGCCGTTGCGCTTGGCGACGAAGAAGGTCACGGCGGCCAGCATCAGCGCCAGCAGCACGCCGGGCACGATGCCGGCCATGAACAGCGCGCCGATCGAGGTGTTGGTGGAGACGCCGTACAGCACCAGGATGATCGACGGCGGCACCAGGATGCCGAGCGCGCCCGAGGTCGAGATCACGCCGACGCCGAACCGCTTCGGATAGCCGTGATCGACCATCGCCGGCATCATGATCGAGCCGATCGCGACCACGGTGGCGACGCTGGAGCCCGAGATCGCCGCGAACATCGCGCAGGCCGCGACGCCGGCGAGGCCGAGGCCGCCCGGCAGATGCCCGACCAATGACGTCGTGAACGCGATCATCCGCCGCGCCACGCCTCCCCGCGTCAGGAAGGTGCCGGCGAGGATGAAGAACGGGATCGCCATGATGCCGAAATTGTCGAGGCCCGAAAACAATTTCAGGCCGACGCTCTCGATCGGCACCTCGGTCATCGTGAACAGGAAGGTGAGCACGGTCAGGCCGAGCGAAATCGAGATCGGCATGCCCGTCAGCATCAGGGCGAACAGCAGTCCAAAAATGAGGGCGGCGCTCATCACGCTTCTCCGAGCGCAACGGGCGCAGTCTTGCTGGTCTCGACGCCATCGACGTGGGAGGCGTCATGGTGCGGCAGCTGGTCGGTCCACCAGTAGTTCCAGCACACCTGCAGGAAGCGGAAGCACATCAGGTAGGAACCGAGCGGGATACAGGCGTAGACGATCCAGCTCGGGATCTCCATGTCGGGCGAGACCTGGTCGGTGTGCATCAGTTCGAACACGAACTTGGCGCCCATGGTGCCGACGATCGCGGTGAACAGCGCGCCGCCGAGCAGGCCGAACAGGATGGTGCCCTTGCGCCAGACGTCATTGAGGCGATTGATCAGCACGTCGACGCCGACATGGATACCGGTGCGCACGCCATAGGCGGCACCGAACTTCGCCATCCAGATGAACATGTAGATGCAGAGTTCCTGCGACCAGGTGAGGTTGATGCCGAACAGGTACGGATAGAGGATCGGCACGTCGACCAGGAAGCGGTGCAGCACGGTGACGAAGGTCAAGAGCGTCGCGGCGCCCATCAGGCTTGCGATGATGATCTCTTCAAGCCTGTCGAGAATTTTCAGCAGCATTGATCTCCCCAGTGGTGGCCTGATCTTGCGCCCCGGCCACACGCCCTATCCACAAACTCATGCAGCCGCGGTGTTCTCTTCACCTCGCCCCGCTTGCGGGGAGAGGTCGAAATTCAAGCTGCGCTTGAATTCGGGTGAAGGGGAGCCTCCGCGAGCGCAGCTATCATCGTTTGCGCGGGGAAAGCCCCTCACCCCAACCCTCTCCCCGCAAGAACGGGGAGAGGGAGCCGTTCCCGCACCGCCCTAGTTGACCGGGCTGCGGCCCGTCTCCTTCAGGAATTCGTCGATCAAGGGCTGGCCGACCCGCGAGGCGACGTCCTTGTAGACCGGCATCATCGCCTTGCGCATCGCCTCGTCCTGCTCCGGCGTGAGCGAGATGATCTCGGTCTTGCCGGACTTCTTGATCGCTTCGAGCGCGTCCTCGTTCTCCTTGGCGGACTGGCTGTTGCCGAACTCGGTCGCTTCCTTCATCGCCTTCGACAGCTGGTCGCGGATGTCGGCCGGCAGGCCGTCCCAGAACTTCTTGTTCACGATCACGACGTAGCCGATATAGCCGTGGTTGGTGACGGTGGCGTATTTCTGCACCTCATGCATCTTCTGGGTGTAGATGTTCGACCAGGTGTTCTCCTGGCCATCGACCACGCCGGTCTGCAGCGCCTGGTAGACGTCGGAGAACGCCATCACCTGCGGGATCGCGCCGAGTGCGCGGAATTGGGCTTCCAGCACCTTGGATGACTGGATGCGGAATTTCAGCCCCTTGTAGTCGGCCGGCGCGACCAGCTTCTTGTTGGCGCTCATCTGCTTGAAGCCGTTGTCCCAGTAGGCGAGACCGGTCATCCCCTTGGAGTCCAGCAGCTTGAGCAGCTTGGCGCCGAGCGGGCCGTCGGTGACCTTGCGCAGCGTCTTCAGGTCGGGGAGGATATAGGGCAGATCGAAGACTTCGAATTCCTTGATGCCGATCGGGCCGAACTTGGAGTTCGACGGCGCCAGCATCTGAACCGCGCCGAGCTGCAGCGCCTCGAGCTCTTCCTTGTCCTTGTACAGCGTCGAGTTCGGGTAGACCTCGACCTTGACCTTGCCGCCGGTGTACTTCTCGGCCAGTTCCTTGAACTTGTCGGCGGCCTTACCCTTCGGCGTGTCCGAGGCCACGACGTGGCTGAACTTGATCACGATCGGCGACTGCGCCTGGGCCGGTCCGACAAAAGCCGATCCAGCAAAAGTCAGTGCTGCGATCGATACCGCAGCTAAAATCGATTTACGCATTTTTCCTCCCGCGTAATTGCGGAGCACGAACCACCGGCCCCGGGACATCCGGTCGCACCATTACAGAGAAGCGGCTGCGAATGCCATTGCCCCTTTAGCAGGGTCTGATCGCTCCATTGCTGCATCGCAAAATGCAGCGGTATCCACCTCGGCCCTTCGACCGTTCGATGACACCGCCATCGGCTGTGCCCGTTGCGGGCGGTGAGGTCAATGCGAGGTTCGCAAATGGCGAATTCGCGGGACGCGAACGCTGCCGTGTCACCGTCGTCCTGGCGAAAGCCAGGACCCATAACCACCGAACTTGCTTTGAACAGGATCGTGGCCGCAGCGTCGCGCAATGGCCGGCAGTTGGGGTAACGGGTCTTGGCTTTCGCCAGGACGACGTTGTCGGTGGTTCTCGGTTCACCAACCAACACCGCGGCGTCATCACCCGCGCATTCCCATGCGGGTGATCCAGCATTCCAGAGGGGGTCGTGCTTGAGCCCCGGCGTCATCTCATCCGTGTCATGGATACGCCGCAAATGCAATCTAAGATAGCATTATTTTCGGACATTTCCCTTTGGGAGGACCACGCATGACAGCGCCAGCCGATCTCAAGTCGCAAGCCATTGCGGCCTTCAATCGTTACATGGACGTCTGGAATTTCGACGACTACTGGACGAGGTCCAACACCTTCGAGGCGGCCATCGAGTTCGTCACGGCGGCGCGCCGCCGCTGGCCGACGGATGCGGCCGTCCTGACCTCGGTGCGGCGGATCGACGAGGTGATTTTCGGCAACATCACCTATTTCGAGCGCGTGCTGCAGAACATCGACAAAATCTGGGCCGATGATTTCGGCTGGTGCGGCAATGCGTGCCTGTCGGCCCGGCGCTACATTCTCGATTTCCCCGACACCCAGCAGATCGTCAAGGGCGCCGGCAGCTATCTCGCGATCGCCGACCGATGCTGGCATAACATGGTGAACATCGGCTACGACGCGACCCACGACGCAAAGCCGGTGCCGCATGGATGCAGCAATAATTCAAAGGTCTCGAGCCACGACCCGATGAAGAACACGGTGACCAACGCCACCTTGTTCCTGCTGTCCTCGCGTCTGTTCGAGACGACGATCAAGCTGGAGGGCTTCAAGCCCGCCGACTATCTCGGGATGAGCCGGGCGCAGTACGAATGGTTCCACGCCTGGTTCGCGCCGCAATACGCCTATCTGCGTGCACATACTGCGCCCAACCTGAACGCCAAGCTGATCGGAGAACGTCCGATCGCCGAGCCTGACTACGAGAACAAGTTCATGTGGCAGCCGGGGCTGGTCTGGACCGGCGACCAGGGCCTCATGCTGGCGGCACTGACGGAATACGCGGCGATCCATCCGAAGTCCGCCCCCGAGGTCTTCGACGTCGTCGGCGCGGTCTCCAAAGGCCTTGCCAGCCTGCTGTTCGATGCCGACGGCGTTCTCCAGGAAGCGCCGTTCACGGCGTTCTTCACCGGCGACGGCAAGGACTATGTCTGCGGCCGCGGCGTGCTGCTGCGCCATCTGTCCTCCCCCGCGGTGGAACGGCACGTCGGTCCCGGCTTCAGGGGCCGCATCCAGGCCACGAATGCCCACGCGGTGGCGACCTGGGATGCGAACAATCAATACGGCGCAGCCTGGAATTCTGTTCAGCTCGACGCCTTCAGCGCAGCGTTCAAGCGTGGCTGGCTGTTCGGCGACGGCGCGCTGCAATGGCAGTTCGACTACGGTCCCGAGGTGATGAACGGCATCCTACAGGCCGCGGGGCTGGATGCGCTCACCGCTGCGATGAGGGTGACGCCGGCCTGAGGCATCCCATCCACCTCATCGGAGAGCTGCCCTTCAGCCGGCAACCTGGCGGACGCTCACGCGGTCGGCGATGGCCGCTCGGCAAAGCCCTTGGCGAGCGCGTGGTAGATGCCCTCCTCGCAGATCAGGCGCGAACTGGCATGCGCAATGAGCGCTGCCGCCATCAGCGGCACCACCATGCCGTGGTTTTCGGTCATCTCGGTGACGATAACGAAAGCGGTGATCGGCGCCTGCACGACGCCGGCGAAATAGGACACCATGCCGAGCAGCATGATGGCACCGAGCGGCGCGCCGTGAAACAGCGCGGCGATGTTGCTGCCGAGCCCCGCGCCGACCGCCAGCGACGGCGAGAAGATGCCGCCCGGGATGCCGCTGATCGCGGCGAACATCGTGGCCAACAGCTTGAGGACACCGAAATCCGCAGGCAGCGGCGTGCCGTGCTCGAGCGCCGTCTTCACCTGCTGATAGCCGGTGCCGTAGATCGTATCGCCAGAGACGATGCCGCAGATCGCGACCGCCAATCCGCACGCCAGCGCGAACCACAGCGGATGCCGCTTGATCGCGCGCCCCGCAGGATTGGCGATCCCGCGCGCCATGGTGATGACGACACGGCTGAACAGGCCGCCGGCCAATCCGCCGACGACGCCGCACAAGGGAACGGCAAGCCAATCGACACCCGGCGCGAGCGTGGTCGCGCTGGTGCCGAAATAGGTGTAGTTGCCCATCAGCGCGAGCGAGGTCAGGCCCGCGGCGATGACTGCTGCGATGATCAGGCTGCTGGTGCGCGTCTCGAACGCGCGGCTCATCTCCTCGATGCCGAACACGATGCCGGCAAGCGGCGTGTTGAAGGCGGCCGCGACGCCCGCGGCAGCGCCCGCAAGGATCAATCCCGGCTGGCGGCGCGGCGAGAAACGCCCGATCGCGAACATCAGCGACGCGCCGATCTGGACCGTCGGCCCCTCGCGACCGACCGAGCCGCCGCAGAGCAGGCCGAACAGAGTGAGGATCATCTTGCCGGCGGCAATCCGCAACGAGACCAGCCGTTCGCGGGCCGACTGGTCCTCCAGATTCCGCGCGGCGATCGCCTGCGGAATGCCGCTGCCCTGGGCATTCGGAAACACCCGTATGGTCAGATAGGCCGACAGCATGAAGCCGAGCGGCGTCACCAAGAGCACCGCATAGCGAGATTGCGCGAGCAGAAGCGCAAAGGCCTCCTGGGCCCAATCTGCGAGCTGTGCCAAGGCCACTGCTGCGGCGCCAACCGCAATGCCGCCCAGCAGGAATATCGCCCGCCGCTGCCAGCGTGCAGACACGATTCGGACCAGCCGTTTACGGCGATTGGAGAGAACTATCATTCAAGCAGCATTTCTGGCTCGTCGCGCGGCCGGCACTAGGCGGTCTTGCCCAACATGAAGACGTACATGTCCCAGAACGTCTCGGGTTGCTCGACTTCGTAGCGGTGCCACTGATCCAGATTAGCCTCGTCGGTCGCGCTGGCAAACTGCTTGTGGAATTTTTGGATCACCGCCGGATCGTCGAACGGTTCGAAACCCAGGAACGAGAGCCCCTGCTCGTTCAGGAATGCCGCAATCTTAGGCAGCGTGAAGCGATGCTCCATGACGTTGAACAAGAGGTCGCGGCAGCCGCTCATGCTGTAGAAGTCCTTCGACGCGATTAGCGTCTTCCATTGCTCCGGCTCGCGGGTGATGTCCTGACGACACCGTCGGATATCGTCTGCCGTGGCGCGGTAGCCGCGCGCCGCGATCCGCCCGCGGGCCTCGACGATGACGCGCCGCGCCAGCTCGCTGTAGAGCCCGATCCGCATCCGGCCGCCGGGCCGCAGCAGCGAGGCCAGCACGCGCCAGCCGGCCAGGGGCTCCGCAAGGTGATGCAGCACGCCGACCGACTCGATGTGATCGAAGCTGCGGCCGATCGTGCCGAGCTCCAGGATATCGGCCTGCGCATAGTCGACGTTGCGCAAGCCGAGCTCCCGGGTCTTGCGGCGCGCATAGGCGAGGCTGGGCAGGCTGATGTCGACCGCGAGCAGGCGAGCGTTCGGATAGACCTGCGCGATCTGGATCGCGTGCGAGCCGGTGCCGCAGCCTGCGATCAGGATATCGAGCTCGGCCTGGCGTTCCGCGCTTTGTGCGATGCGGCCGCGCGCCTGATCGGCGGCGAACGCCGTCAGCGGATTGATGGTCCAGCGCGGATAGGGATTTTCCTCGTATTGGCGCATCACCTCGACGGAGACGCTGTTCTCGACCGGGGTGAGCACGGCGATGGCGGCGCGGTCGCGCGCTTCCTCGAGCGGCTCGCCGAGCTGCACCCGCAACAGGCCGGCGACAGCGGCGGGCCACTCCCGCCGCAGCAGCGTTTCCGCCGCAGGCAGGGCATGAAGCGGGACATAGGCCGCCACGACCGCGAGCGCCAGCGGCGTGATCGCGGCCCCGGCTGCCAGGTCGCGCAGCAAGCGATCGCGCAGCGCGCCCGCAGCGCCGCTTTCTGCCTCAGTCGTCTCGTAGACATATTCGTTGATGAAGCACTGCCGGGCGAGCGCGCAGGCAAAGCCAACGACGGCGTCGTCGACCTTGCCGCGATCGCCGCCCTCGCCGGCAAGCCGCAACAGCTCGGCGCGCGCACGTCCGAGCAGCATTTCGAGCTGCGGGTTGGACAGCGTCGTTGCTTCCATCGCGCAGCAAAGGAAGAGATCGTCGGCAAGCGGGCGGACGCCTTCGGCGCCGAACAATTCGGCGGTCGCGATTTGTCGCGGCCACTGGCCGGCGAGCCGCCCGACATAGCCGGCGATGATGGGGCTCTGGAGGATGAAGCCGACGGCCTTCCCTTCCATGCCGAGCGCCAGCGCCCTGCTGAAATGCGCCATCGCCTTACTGCGATTGCCCGATGCCTGGTACGAATTGCCGGCGTTGTAATGGCAGGCGGCGTTGGCCTCGTCGGCCGCAAGCGCTTTGGCGAACAGCTTCACGGCGCCGCGGTGATCGCCCGCGGCCTGCGCCATCAGGCCGAGCAGATTGAGGCTCTGCACATGCGCAGGTTCGCGCGCGAGGATCTGACGACAGATGTCCTGCGCTTCGTTCATGCGGCCCATTCCGCGCAGGCGGCCGGCGTGCGCGGCGAGATCGGCGATGCTGACGCCCGCGAGCGCGTCAGGCCTCGCAGGCGCGTCACCTCGCTTGCCGGCCGCACGTCGCTCTTTTCGGTTCATGCGGCATGACATAGGGCCGATCG from Bradyrhizobium genosp. L includes:
- a CDS encoding chloride channel protein, which gives rise to MIVLSNRRKRLVRIVSARWQRRAIFLLGGIAVGAAAVALAQLADWAQEAFALLLAQSRYAVLLVTPLGFMLSAYLTIRVFPNAQGSGIPQAIAARNLEDQSARERLVSLRIAAGKMILTLFGLLCGGSVGREGPTVQIGASLMFAIGRFSPRRQPGLILAGAAAGVAAAFNTPLAGIVFGIEEMSRAFETRTSSLIIAAVIAAGLTSLALMGNYTYFGTSATTLAPGVDWLAVPLCGVVGGLAGGLFSRVVITMARGIANPAGRAIKRHPLWFALACGLAVAICGIVSGDTIYGTGYQQVKTALEHGTPLPADFGVLKLLATMFAAISGIPGGIFSPSLAVGAGLGSNIAALFHGAPLGAIMLLGMVSYFAGVVQAPITAFVIVTEMTENHGMVVPLMAAALIAHASSRLICEEGIYHALAKGFAERPSPTA
- a CDS encoding TRAP transporter large permease, translating into MSAALIFGLLFALMLTGMPISISLGLTVLTFLFTMTEVPIESVGLKLFSGLDNFGIMAIPFFILAGTFLTRGGVARRMIAFTTSLVGHLPGGLGLAGVAACAMFAAISGSSVATVVAIGSIMMPAMVDHGYPKRFGVGVISTSGALGILVPPSIILVLYGVSTNTSIGALFMAGIVPGVLLALMLAAVTFFVAKRNGYPKMPKATFGEQFKAFRESIWGLLLIAIVLGGIYGGIFTPTEAAAVAATYAFFITVFVYKELKLTEVPKVLLQAASMSSMLLYIITNAVLFSFLMTHEQIPQEMAAWIIDKNFSVWMFLLVVNVILLLAGNVMDPSSILLIMAPILYPLATKLGVNPVHLGILMIVNTEVGLCHPPVGLNLYIASSIAKMGISEITIAVLPWLCAMLVFLGLITYVPEISLWLPRLLGMVQ
- a CDS encoding Spy/CpxP family protein refolding chaperone; this translates as MKKVLLAGVAALAIAGSTAVYAQHRPWFHGQMRMNPEDRAAFLDARIAAVHAGLKLTADQEKLWPPVEAAVRDFAKQRLDRANARMAAEKADADKPDADKAQQPDNPVARLRERADNMAATAASLKKIADAADPLYKTLDDNQKRRLTMLTHMAGGRFGGDEERRGHERGMDRWEHGGRDHDRFDRDRDGGPDQERSGRL
- a CDS encoding TRAP transporter substrate-binding protein; amino-acid sequence: MRKSILAAVSIAALTFAGSAFVGPAQAQSPIVIKFSHVVASDTPKGKAADKFKELAEKYTGGKVKVEVYPNSTLYKDKEELEALQLGAVQMLAPSNSKFGPIGIKEFEVFDLPYILPDLKTLRKVTDGPLGAKLLKLLDSKGMTGLAYWDNGFKQMSANKKLVAPADYKGLKFRIQSSKVLEAQFRALGAIPQVMAFSDVYQALQTGVVDGQENTWSNIYTQKMHEVQKYATVTNHGYIGYVVIVNKKFWDGLPADIRDQLSKAMKEATEFGNSQSAKENEDALEAIKKSGKTEIISLTPEQDEAMRKAMMPVYKDVASRVGQPLIDEFLKETGRSPVN
- a CDS encoding TRAP transporter small permease — its product is MLLKILDRLEEIIIASLMGAATLLTFVTVLHRFLVDVPILYPYLFGINLTWSQELCIYMFIWMAKFGAAYGVRTGIHVGVDVLINRLNDVWRKGTILFGLLGGALFTAIVGTMGAKFVFELMHTDQVSPDMEIPSWIVYACIPLGSYLMCFRFLQVCWNYWWTDQLPHHDASHVDGVETSKTAPVALGEA
- a CDS encoding class I SAM-dependent methyltransferase, which translates into the protein MNRKERRAAGKRGDAPARPDALAGVSIADLAAHAGRLRGMGRMNEAQDICRQILAREPAHVQSLNLLGLMAQAAGDHRGAVKLFAKALAADEANAACHYNAGNSYQASGNRSKAMAHFSRALALGMEGKAVGFILQSPIIAGYVGRLAGQWPRQIATAELFGAEGVRPLADDLFLCCAMEATTLSNPQLEMLLGRARAELLRLAGEGGDRGKVDDAVVGFACALARQCFINEYVYETTEAESGAAGALRDRLLRDLAAGAAITPLALAVVAAYVPLHALPAAETLLRREWPAAVAGLLRVQLGEPLEEARDRAAIAVLTPVENSVSVEVMRQYEENPYPRWTINPLTAFAADQARGRIAQSAERQAELDILIAGCGTGSHAIQIAQVYPNARLLAVDISLPSLAYARRKTRELGLRNVDYAQADILELGTIGRSFDHIESVGVLHHLAEPLAGWRVLASLLRPGGRMRIGLYSELARRVIVEARGRIAARGYRATADDIRRCRQDITREPEQWKTLIASKDFYSMSGCRDLLFNVMEHRFTLPKIAAFLNEQGLSFLGFEPFDDPAVIQKFHKQFASATDEANLDQWHRYEVEQPETFWDMYVFMLGKTA